One Hydrogenispora ethanolica DNA segment encodes these proteins:
- a CDS encoding NAD(P)/FAD-dependent oxidoreductase produces MLQSQCDVLIIGAGVVGAAVARQLSRFELRVILIEREADIACGTSKANSGIVHSGIHDHPGTLKARLCVRGNQLYPALAAELDFLYRQNGSLVVARQPEELPLLDELVAQGRQNGVPGVAPLTPAELLQLEPNLAPDLAGGLLVPSGGIVVPFDLVFALIENAVANGLELRLNTEVTGIRREDDGFLVETTGGAFRAAYVVNAAGLGSAAIARMVGDESFAIHPVKGEEYLLDRRLEGLVRRTVFPLPTPLSKGILVIPTVDGNIMLGPTAHPVADNHDRETTAAGWAEIFREVRTLVPSLNPSDLITAFAGLRAASAQEDFIIERSRIAPRLIHLAGINSPGLTAAPAIAEYVEQLLEEGGLRLTTRFDFQPRRPLVRMRELSRERQAELIRENPQYANIVCRCEMVSEAEIRAAIRRGATTVDGIKLRTRSGMGRCQGGFCTPKVLRILAEELGCPPEAITKKGPGSQLLTGPLRSFGSHDGTQ; encoded by the coding sequence ATGTTACAAAGCCAGTGTGATGTGTTGATCATCGGCGCCGGAGTGGTCGGCGCGGCCGTTGCCCGGCAGCTCTCCCGTTTTGAATTGCGGGTCATCCTGATTGAACGGGAGGCCGATATTGCCTGCGGCACTTCCAAAGCCAACAGCGGCATTGTCCACTCGGGGATTCACGACCATCCGGGCACGCTCAAGGCGCGCTTATGCGTGCGCGGCAATCAGTTGTATCCGGCGCTCGCCGCGGAGCTGGACTTTTTATACCGGCAGAATGGCTCATTGGTCGTGGCCCGCCAGCCGGAGGAGCTGCCGCTCCTGGATGAGCTGGTAGCTCAAGGCCGGCAGAACGGGGTACCGGGGGTCGCGCCCTTGACCCCGGCCGAGCTCCTGCAGTTGGAACCGAACCTCGCCCCCGATCTGGCCGGCGGCCTGCTGGTCCCGTCGGGCGGCATCGTGGTGCCCTTTGATCTGGTGTTCGCCCTGATCGAAAACGCGGTCGCCAACGGCCTGGAGTTAAGGCTGAATACCGAGGTGACCGGGATACGCCGGGAGGACGACGGTTTTCTGGTCGAAACGACCGGCGGAGCGTTCCGCGCCGCTTATGTGGTGAACGCCGCCGGCCTGGGCAGCGCCGCAATCGCCCGGATGGTAGGGGACGAATCCTTCGCCATCCATCCGGTGAAAGGTGAGGAGTACCTGCTGGACCGGCGCTTGGAAGGCTTGGTCCGGCGGACGGTTTTTCCGCTGCCGACGCCGCTCTCCAAAGGGATCCTGGTGATTCCGACGGTCGACGGCAATATTATGCTGGGGCCGACCGCCCATCCGGTGGCGGACAACCACGACCGGGAGACGACCGCGGCGGGGTGGGCCGAGATCTTCCGGGAGGTTCGCACGCTGGTCCCGTCGCTGAACCCGTCGGATCTGATCACCGCTTTCGCGGGGTTGCGGGCCGCCAGCGCTCAGGAAGACTTTATCATCGAACGTTCCAGGATCGCGCCGCGGCTGATTCATCTGGCGGGGATCAATTCGCCGGGTTTGACCGCGGCGCCGGCGATCGCCGAATATGTGGAGCAATTGTTGGAGGAGGGCGGCTTGCGTTTGACGACCCGTTTCGATTTCCAACCGCGGCGGCCGTTAGTCCGGATGCGCGAGCTCAGCCGCGAGCGGCAAGCGGAATTGATCCGGGAGAATCCGCAATATGCCAACATCGTCTGCCGTTGCGAGATGGTCAGCGAGGCCGAGATCCGGGCGGCGATCCGGCGCGGCGCGACCACTGTGGATGGGATCAAACTGAGGACCCGCAGCGGCATGGGGCGTTGCCAGGGTGGCTTCTGCACTCCGAAAGTGCTCCGGATCCTCGCCGAGGAACTGGGTTGTCCGCCGGAGGCAATCACCAAGAAAGGTCCGGGAAGCCAGCTATTGACGGGCCCGTTGCGCAGCTTCGGCTCCCATGACGGAACGCAGTAA